The following coding sequences are from one Prochlorococcus sp. MIT 0604 window:
- a CDS encoding ClC family H(+)/Cl(-) exchange transporter: MPNFIKDNIQKTSNNSSRSIKKLLKQRSLVVAFSLLLTGLGASITSISFKTGIYFINNWRLALLDQFPSITVLPIFGALGGAIAGYLIKNIAPAAKGSGVSQIMGFLRHKKVPMNLKVGLVKLISGIIAIGSGFPLGPEGPSVQMGGSVAWQMAKWLKAPTAFRRVIVAAGGGAGIAAVFSAPLGGFVYAIEELLNSARPVILLLVVITTFIADSSADIIQALGLDPKAGGFDFNLGFLIQKEYDPSVFFLPIDFIYLVLLGIIIGIFAELYSRYVLLMQNLGKKWYKNKFVLKMSICGLILGSIYSCLPSTFHNLDELQKIIAEQNTSIGIALLAVLVLFITTGLAAASGAPGGLFYPMLTLGGSIGLIMGSWVEIATGHAPSTYIFAGMGAFVAGCSRTPITAMFLAFSLTKNLLIMKPVLISCIASFLIARAFNEESIYERQIQIELED, from the coding sequence ATGCCAAACTTTATAAAAGATAATATTCAAAAAACAAGTAATAATTCTTCTCGTAGCATCAAAAAATTATTAAAACAAAGATCTCTAGTCGTTGCATTTTCGCTCTTATTAACAGGTTTAGGAGCCTCAATTACAAGCATATCTTTTAAAACTGGAATCTATTTTATTAATAATTGGAGATTAGCATTATTAGACCAATTCCCATCTATTACGGTCTTACCTATTTTTGGCGCTTTAGGAGGAGCTATTGCAGGATATTTGATCAAAAATATAGCACCAGCTGCAAAAGGTTCAGGAGTGAGTCAAATCATGGGTTTTTTAAGACATAAAAAAGTTCCAATGAATTTAAAAGTAGGATTAGTAAAGCTAATCTCAGGAATTATTGCTATAGGTAGTGGATTCCCTTTGGGTCCAGAAGGTCCATCCGTTCAAATGGGAGGATCAGTAGCTTGGCAAATGGCCAAGTGGCTCAAAGCTCCTACAGCTTTTAGAAGAGTCATAGTAGCAGCAGGGGGTGGTGCTGGAATAGCTGCAGTATTTAGCGCTCCATTAGGGGGGTTTGTCTATGCAATAGAAGAGCTATTAAACTCTGCAAGACCAGTAATTTTGCTATTAGTAGTAATTACAACTTTTATTGCAGATTCATCTGCTGATATTATTCAAGCCTTAGGTTTAGATCCTAAAGCAGGAGGCTTTGATTTTAACCTCGGATTTTTGATTCAAAAAGAATACGACCCATCAGTTTTTTTCTTACCTATAGATTTTATTTACTTAGTTTTACTAGGAATAATTATTGGAATATTTGCAGAATTGTACAGCAGATATGTTTTGTTGATGCAAAATCTTGGGAAAAAGTGGTATAAAAATAAATTTGTTTTAAAAATGAGTATCTGTGGACTTATTTTAGGAAGCATCTACTCTTGTTTACCCAGTACATTTCATAATTTAGATGAATTACAAAAAATAATTGCTGAACAAAATACAAGTATTGGAATTGCTTTATTAGCAGTTTTAGTATTATTTATAACGACAGGTTTAGCTGCAGCATCTGGAGCTCCTGGAGGATTGTTCTATCCAATGCTTACTTTAGGAGGGTCAATCGGACTAATAATGGGGAGCTGGGTGGAAATTGCGACAGGACATGCACCAAGTACATACATTTTTGCGGGAATGGGAGCTTTCGTAGCAGGATGTTCGCGAACACCAATTACAGCAATGTTTTTAGCTTTCTCTTTAACAAAAAATTTATTAATAATGAAACCTGTATTAATCAGCTGCATTGCTAGTTTCTTGATAGCAAGAGCTTTTAATGAAGAATCAATTTATGAAAGACAAATACAAATAGAATTAGAAGACTAA
- the purU gene encoding formyltetrahydrofolate deformylase, whose translation MEHPSIIFKIVCPDRPGLVSLLTSWISNYGGNIKHSDHHTDQDAGLFLSRIEWNSNNASFNRDEIYKEFEKIADEVNGKFNVNYSDEIPNVAIFVSKQNHCLIDLLWRVRNGELKMKVPLIISNHSDLENIANDFNAKFVHIDTFKTDKSIVEDQFLHLLKEYEIDLVVLAKYMQILSDSFLKKFSSIINIHHSFLPAFKGGQPYHRAWKRGVKLIGATAHYVTEDLDEGPIIEQCTVNVSHRDEVDDLIRKGRDIERIALARAVRLHLNHQVFVYNSKTAVFD comes from the coding sequence TTGGAACATCCTTCAATTATATTCAAAATTGTTTGTCCCGATCGTCCTGGCCTTGTAAGTTTACTTACAAGCTGGATTTCAAATTACGGTGGAAACATAAAACATTCTGATCATCATACAGATCAAGATGCCGGTTTGTTTCTTAGTCGAATTGAATGGAATAGTAACAATGCCTCTTTTAATAGAGATGAAATTTATAAAGAATTTGAAAAAATTGCAGATGAAGTAAATGGAAAATTTAACGTCAATTATTCTGATGAAATTCCAAATGTTGCTATTTTCGTGAGTAAACAAAATCATTGTTTGATTGATTTACTTTGGCGAGTAAGAAATGGAGAACTCAAAATGAAAGTCCCGTTAATAATTTCAAATCATTCTGATCTTGAAAATATTGCAAATGACTTTAATGCAAAATTTGTGCATATTGATACCTTTAAAACTGATAAATCTATCGTTGAAGATCAATTTTTGCATTTACTAAAAGAATATGAAATTGATCTTGTTGTATTAGCCAAATATATGCAAATTTTGAGTGACTCTTTTTTAAAAAAGTTTTCTTCAATAATAAATATTCATCATTCTTTCTTACCTGCATTTAAGGGCGGTCAACCATATCATCGAGCTTGGAAGAGAGGAGTTAAATTAATCGGTGCTACTGCTCATTATGTTACTGAAGATCTTGATGAAGGCCCGATAATAGAGCAATGTACAGTTAATGTAAGTCATAGGGACGAAGTTGACGATTTGATTAGAAAAGGAAGAGATATTGAAAGAATAGCTCTAGCAAGAGCGGTTAGATTACACCTAAATCATCAAGTATTTGTTTATAACAGCAAAACTGCTGTTTTTGATTGA